One part of the Candidatus Auribacterota bacterium genome encodes these proteins:
- a CDS encoding CvpA family protein codes for MVSLDLVLGVVLLLCFILGALRGFLLQVVALAALLIGLVVGWLVTFLLGVLFPSGILSAPFSIAVIGTVVFISFYVITCRLGKKLIHAKALAFSKGAADRVIGGMFSLVKGMIIILLVIWFLDCIEAEWGEVHPRARALWGESRGILWAHRHNPIAGLTPMRRLEGLFAAARDPAVRNRLHGQPAYARMVENAHYRAVRDEGGIIDALSRRDWISVLSNNRVKALLADEAFWRDFSSVRWEMTLEKGRPPAEIHRSGFMQPPTPVPMPPELPIESRLKVEAPVISHVFLKTGAVIEGAITKENPEGITVGVFVSGGVITMDVPRREIERIEGADSSHTP; via the coding sequence ATGGTAAGCTTGGATCTCGTCCTGGGTGTCGTTCTCCTCCTCTGTTTCATTCTCGGGGCGCTGCGGGGCTTTCTCCTCCAGGTAGTCGCGCTCGCCGCGCTGCTCATCGGCCTCGTTGTGGGATGGCTGGTCACGTTCCTCCTGGGCGTCCTCTTTCCATCAGGGATTCTCTCCGCGCCGTTTTCGATCGCCGTGATCGGGACTGTGGTTTTCATTTCCTTCTATGTCATCACCTGCCGGCTCGGCAAAAAGCTGATTCACGCGAAGGCGCTCGCATTCAGCAAGGGGGCAGCCGATAGGGTGATTGGGGGAATGTTTTCGCTTGTAAAGGGTATGATCATTATCCTGCTGGTCATCTGGTTTCTCGATTGCATCGAGGCAGAGTGGGGAGAGGTGCATCCGCGCGCCCGGGCGCTCTGGGGCGAATCGCGTGGTATCCTGTGGGCGCATCGCCACAACCCGATCGCCGGCCTCACACCGATGCGCCGGCTGGAGGGCCTTTTTGCCGCCGCGCGAGATCCGGCGGTGAGGAACAGACTCCATGGACAGCCCGCGTATGCGAGGATGGTGGAGAACGCGCACTACCGGGCGGTCAGAGACGAAGGCGGGATTATAGACGCACTGAGCCGAAGGGATTGGATCAGCGTACTCAGTAATAACCGGGTGAAGGCGCTCCTTGCCGACGAAGCTTTCTGGCGTGACTTTTCTTCCGTCAGGTGGGAGATGACTCTCGAGAAGGGGCGACCGCCGGCGGAAATTCACCGGAGTGGTTTCATGCAGCCTCCCACTCCCGTTCCGATGCCCCCCGAATTGCCTATCGAGAGCCGGCTGAAGGTAGAGGCGCCGGTCATTTCACACGTCTTTCTGAAAACCGGGGCGGTGATAGAGGGGGCGATCACAAAGGAGAATCCCGAGGGAATCACGGTAGGTGTATTTGTGAGTGGCGGCGTGATCACAATGGATGTCCCCAGGCGTGAAATAGAGCGCATAGAGGGCGCTGATTCCAGTCATACCCCATGA
- a CDS encoding TIGR01212 family radical SAM protein (This family includes YhcC from E. coli K-12, an uncharacterized radical SAM protein.), with protein sequence MIASIAMMETRYHRFSSYLRQRFGCRVYRVPLDAGFTCPTRDGTISRGGCLYCDSRGSAAMRADRGLSVREQMLSGMDGMRRRYGAAKFIAYFQAFTNTYGPTDHLKQLYTEATDLPDVVGLSIGTRPDCVPDEVLDLIASFVTRFDTWIEYGLQSAHDSTLRAINRGHTVAQFSDAVSRTAARGIKVCAHIILGLPGETGGMMNETARFIARLPVDGVKIHLLHVLKGSPLEKLYSEDKIALLPQEGYVAIVCDFLELLPPTVVIQRLTGEAPRENLVAPLWALDKHAVLRAITSELEKRDSWQGKNSASPA encoded by the coding sequence ATGATTGCATCAATAGCCATGATGGAAACCCGTTACCACCGCTTTTCCAGCTACCTGAGGCAGAGGTTCGGCTGCCGCGTCTACCGCGTCCCTCTCGACGCCGGCTTCACCTGCCCCACCCGAGACGGAACCATTTCACGCGGGGGCTGCCTCTACTGCGACTCCAGGGGGTCTGCTGCCATGCGCGCGGACCGGGGACTTTCCGTCAGGGAGCAGATGCTGAGCGGAATGGATGGAATGCGGCGTCGCTATGGCGCCGCGAAGTTCATCGCGTATTTCCAGGCGTTCACGAATACCTATGGGCCCACGGATCACCTGAAGCAGCTCTACACCGAGGCCACAGACCTACCCGACGTGGTCGGCCTCTCAATCGGCACACGGCCGGACTGCGTCCCCGACGAGGTGCTGGACCTGATCGCTTCGTTCGTCACCCGATTCGACACGTGGATAGAGTACGGTCTCCAATCCGCCCACGACTCAACCCTCCGCGCGATCAACAGGGGGCACACCGTGGCGCAGTTCTCAGATGCCGTGAGCAGGACCGCGGCGAGGGGCATAAAAGTGTGTGCCCACATCATCCTCGGCCTTCCAGGGGAGACGGGCGGGATGATGAACGAGACCGCACGATTCATAGCCCGCCTGCCCGTTGATGGCGTCAAAATCCACCTCCTCCACGTCCTGAAAGGGAGCCCGCTTGAAAAGCTTTACAGCGAGGATAAGATCGCACTCCTCCCACAGGAAGGGTATGTCGCGATCGTGTGTGATTTTCTCGAGCTGCTGCCGCCCACCGTGGTAATCCAGCGCCTCACCGGCGAGGCCCCGCGCGAAAATCTGGTTGCCCCCCTCTGGGCGCTTGACAAACACGCAGTGCTGCGCGCCATTACCAGTGAGCTTGAGAAACGGGATTCATGGCAGGGGAAAAACAGCGCCTCACCGGCGTAG
- a CDS encoding glycosyltransferase family 4 protein, whose translation MRANPLTIVYVLPSVEISGGTYVAWEHAMRLRKRGHDVMFAVPHDAAPPLSWFPHGAIPLITLRDIPANVDALIATWWETAYLIAPLPAKAKFYLIQSVESRFYSPGQKVESFFSALSYTFNYHVITVSRWLAEFLKCQYHRDVCRVQNQLNTDLFRPVDPASRQLPAGWGCQAFLSLRVRSASPTEAQLFWDTGDGFSEEQSLMFEIAEDWVDKVIAMDDLPRIRRIRIDPGSVADNTVEFFSISLAVAGGPEIDLLASASWKENRHVRKLSREGSILRVASCGNDPCIVTSLGRAISSPSHARVRDEGTPGVRILVEGPLGIEFKGVERALQIARQTGCAVWLVEGKAPHAMGTGFLGHRVFTRVPIDKMRYIYSNCDILLKLSRVESFAYPPLEMMACGGIPVVGDVEGIREYMVDGYNGFIVDPDNEEQIRSVLSRLIEDRGLRERISSGCRDTVAAHSDWEGQIDILENFLREKVTTRTGAPEDHGTTSLPTRELIDVYLSIMKGRERSHAPEGMSHEQSQGGGQKHRYVPSLWAGLKSHIPFLDRISRQ comes from the coding sequence ATGAGAGCAAACCCATTGACGATCGTCTATGTCCTCCCCTCAGTTGAGATTAGCGGGGGGACGTACGTCGCGTGGGAACACGCCATGCGATTGAGGAAGCGCGGACACGATGTCATGTTCGCGGTCCCGCACGATGCGGCGCCCCCCCTCTCATGGTTCCCTCACGGCGCCATCCCCCTCATCACGCTCCGGGACATCCCTGCCAATGTTGATGCGCTCATCGCGACGTGGTGGGAGACCGCATACCTCATCGCCCCCCTGCCCGCAAAAGCCAAGTTCTACCTTATCCAATCCGTCGAGTCTCGTTTCTATAGCCCCGGGCAGAAGGTGGAATCTTTCTTCTCTGCACTGAGTTACACATTCAACTATCACGTGATTACCGTGAGCCGGTGGCTCGCCGAATTCTTGAAGTGCCAGTACCATAGAGACGTGTGCCGTGTCCAAAACCAGCTCAACACGGACCTCTTCCGCCCCGTTGATCCTGCATCCCGGCAGCTGCCAGCGGGGTGGGGGTGCCAGGCGTTCCTCAGTCTCAGGGTGAGGTCGGCCTCCCCCACGGAGGCGCAGCTTTTCTGGGATACTGGCGATGGCTTTTCCGAGGAGCAGAGCCTGATGTTTGAAATAGCCGAGGACTGGGTTGACAAGGTCATCGCAATGGATGACCTGCCGCGAATAAGGAGGATAAGAATAGACCCGGGATCAGTTGCGGATAACACGGTAGAATTCTTTTCCATCAGCCTCGCGGTTGCCGGCGGCCCCGAGATCGACCTGTTGGCGAGTGCGTCCTGGAAGGAAAACCGGCACGTCAGAAAATTGTCGCGGGAGGGGAGCATACTGAGGGTCGCTTCATGCGGCAACGACCCTTGCATCGTCACTTCCCTAGGGAGGGCCATCTCCTCACCATCGCACGCGCGCGTGAGGGATGAGGGCACGCCGGGAGTGAGAATCCTCGTGGAGGGGCCGTTGGGGATAGAGTTCAAGGGGGTGGAGCGAGCCTTGCAAATTGCCCGGCAAACGGGGTGCGCGGTATGGCTGGTCGAGGGGAAGGCCCCCCATGCGATGGGGACCGGCTTCCTCGGGCACAGGGTATTTACCAGAGTCCCCATAGATAAAATGAGGTACATCTACTCGAACTGCGACATCTTGCTCAAATTGAGCAGGGTGGAGAGTTTCGCCTACCCGCCACTGGAGATGATGGCCTGCGGCGGAATTCCCGTTGTGGGTGATGTGGAAGGCATCCGTGAGTACATGGTGGACGGTTACAATGGATTCATCGTGGACCCCGACAATGAAGAACAGATCAGGAGCGTGCTCTCCCGGTTGATCGAGGACAGGGGATTGCGCGAGCGGATTTCGAGCGGGTGCAGGGACACCGTTGCCGCACACAGTGACTGGGAAGGGCAGATTGATATCCTGGAAAACTTTCTGCGAGAAAAGGTGACTACCCGCACCGGCGCGCCTGAAGACCATGGCACTACCTCACTGCCCACGCGAGAACTCATTGATGTCTATCTGAGCATAATGAAGGGTCGAGAGAGATCACATGCGCCAGAGGGGATGAGCCATGAACAGTCACAGGGCGGGGGACAGAAACACCGTTATGTGCCCTCGCTATGGGCTGGACTGAAATCGCACATTCCGTTCCTGGACAGGATTTCACGTCAATAA
- a CDS encoding glycosyltransferase family 2 protein — protein MDSGGKNKIAVFTLRAETASICGIRHVLVESSRGDLFWVDDLFLDLLRGAHSRLDAEALASRFGVGVEAVRAGAAAVENLFFGDQGMKYFSTAGEEYLHPRHNPLISIVIVNWNGEQHLGELLESIRAQSYRHYEIIVLDNGSTDNSLGLLDSFKDVRVLRQEGNVGFCRGNNLGIRAANGEILLLLNNDTVLDNRCLEHAVNCFAEAPEDTFAIFPKMLFYQNPMIINCTKTQWHCLHLWRDNSVGLLDLRRVEKREQVFGGIFAGVFMRKALFEKLGLFDEAFVTYGEDFDVCYRANLAGYKLFSEPRSIVYHKYRTSSREETDIFFTLYYFLRNYLIVILKNYELKHIPAAVRYFRKEFWGPWATRARLQGDRAVRKLLRRVIKSLMLLAPHIVRERVRLRRTRKIMDKDLWVFDNLDHYNIFHYNGRVVLNAINLAASIHGNARYTVNGKEHLVFGGSRYIPMSVQPVAPLWCKKK, from the coding sequence ATGGACAGCGGGGGCAAAAATAAAATCGCGGTCTTTACTTTGCGCGCGGAAACAGCCTCCATATGCGGCATCCGGCACGTGCTTGTAGAATCATCGCGCGGGGACCTCTTCTGGGTTGACGACCTGTTCCTGGATCTGTTGCGAGGGGCCCACTCTCGGTTGGACGCCGAAGCCCTCGCTTCACGATTCGGCGTTGGTGTGGAGGCGGTCCGGGCTGGCGCTGCAGCTGTCGAAAATTTATTTTTCGGCGATCAGGGTATGAAGTATTTTTCCACGGCAGGAGAGGAGTACCTGCATCCCCGCCATAACCCGCTCATATCCATCGTCATCGTGAACTGGAACGGCGAGCAGCACCTCGGGGAACTCCTAGAATCCATCCGCGCGCAGAGCTACAGGCATTATGAAATAATCGTTTTGGATAACGGGTCTACAGACAACTCTCTCGGCCTTTTGGACTCGTTCAAGGATGTCAGGGTGCTGCGGCAGGAAGGGAATGTCGGATTCTGCAGGGGGAACAACCTGGGGATACGCGCGGCGAACGGAGAGATACTTCTCCTGCTGAACAACGACACGGTGTTGGACAACCGCTGCCTGGAACACGCGGTCAACTGCTTCGCGGAGGCGCCCGAGGATACGTTTGCCATCTTCCCCAAAATGCTTTTTTATCAGAACCCCATGATTATCAACTGCACGAAAACTCAGTGGCATTGTCTCCACCTGTGGCGGGATAATTCCGTGGGATTGCTGGATCTGCGCCGCGTTGAAAAGAGGGAACAGGTCTTCGGCGGGATTTTCGCGGGTGTGTTCATGCGGAAGGCGTTATTCGAGAAGCTCGGTTTGTTCGACGAGGCGTTTGTCACCTATGGCGAGGACTTCGACGTGTGCTACCGGGCGAATCTTGCCGGGTATAAGCTGTTCTCCGAACCAAGGAGTATAGTCTATCATAAATATCGCACCTCCTCACGGGAGGAGACGGATATATTCTTCACCCTGTACTATTTCTTGAGGAATTATCTGATCGTCATACTGAAGAATTACGAGCTGAAACATATCCCCGCCGCGGTAAGATATTTTCGGAAGGAGTTCTGGGGCCCGTGGGCGACGAGGGCAAGGCTCCAGGGTGATAGAGCGGTGAGGAAACTCCTGAGAAGGGTGATTAAAAGCCTGATGCTTCTAGCACCTCACATCGTCCGGGAGAGGGTCAGGCTCCGGCGCACGAGGAAGATTATGGATAAAGACCTGTGGGTATTCGACAACCTCGACCATTATAATATCTTCCACTACAATGGAAGGGTGGTGCTCAACGCGATCAACCTGGCAGCCTCGATCCATGGCAACGCGCGCTACACGGTTAATGGCAAAGAGCATCTGGTATTTGGTGGCAGCAGGTATATCCCGATGAGCGTGCAGCCGGTGGCGCCTTTGTGGTGCAAGAAAAAATGA